In Xanthomonas sacchari, a genomic segment contains:
- the speA gene encoding arginine decarboxylase: MSDWSLDQARKTYSIPHWADGYFDVDAAGRVVVRPQGADGVAIALPEVVDAARAAGAKLPMLVRFPDILGERLGKLQAAFAQAQADWDYAGGYTAVYPIKVNQHRGVAGTLASHQGEGFGLEAGSKPELMAVLALSRPGGLIVCNGYKDREYIRLALIGRKLGLQTFIVIEKPSELTLVLEEARALDVKPGLGVRMRLASLGAGKWQNSGGDKAKFGLSPRQVLDLWKTLRDTEYADALNLLHFHMGSQISNVRDIANGMREATRYFVELSKLGAKISHVDVGGGLGIDYEGTRSRSYCSINYGLHSYASNIVQPLAGACEEHGLAPPRIVTECGRAMTAHHAVLIANVSEVEQAPEGRVPDAHDDEPAAIRHLREIHAELDQRPAVELFQEAQHFHAEGLSGYALGQIDLTHRARIDDLFYAIAHGVRARLSHEEKSHRPVLDELNERLVDKYFVNFSVFESIPDVWAIDQVFPIVPIERLNEAPARRGVVCDMTCDSDGMVKTYVENESLDSSLPLHALRPGESYRIGFFLVGAYQEILGDIHNLFGDTDAVEVAVDGDGYRIAQQRRGDTTDVMLDYVGYRLDELRAAYAERVAAAQLPAAQAAQLADALEAGLTGYTYLSDEPLG; encoded by the coding sequence ATGAGCGATTGGTCCCTCGACCAAGCCCGCAAGACCTACTCGATCCCGCACTGGGCCGACGGGTACTTCGACGTGGACGCGGCCGGCCGGGTGGTGGTGCGGCCGCAGGGCGCCGACGGCGTGGCGATCGCGCTGCCGGAGGTGGTGGACGCCGCGCGCGCGGCCGGCGCCAAGCTGCCGATGCTGGTGCGCTTCCCCGACATCCTCGGCGAGCGCCTGGGCAAGCTGCAGGCCGCCTTCGCCCAGGCGCAGGCCGACTGGGACTACGCCGGCGGCTACACCGCGGTGTACCCGATCAAGGTCAACCAGCACCGCGGCGTGGCCGGCACCCTGGCCAGCCACCAGGGCGAGGGCTTCGGCCTGGAGGCGGGCAGCAAGCCGGAACTGATGGCGGTGCTGGCGCTGTCGCGGCCGGGCGGGCTGATCGTGTGCAACGGCTACAAGGACCGCGAATACATCCGCCTGGCGCTGATCGGGCGCAAGCTCGGGCTGCAGACCTTCATCGTCATCGAGAAGCCGTCGGAGCTGACGCTGGTGCTGGAGGAGGCGCGCGCGCTGGACGTGAAGCCGGGCCTGGGCGTGCGCATGCGGCTGGCCTCGCTGGGCGCGGGCAAGTGGCAGAACAGCGGCGGCGACAAGGCCAAGTTCGGGCTGTCGCCGCGGCAGGTGCTGGACCTGTGGAAGACCCTGCGCGACACCGAGTACGCCGACGCGCTGAACCTGCTGCACTTCCACATGGGCTCGCAGATCTCCAACGTGCGCGACATCGCCAACGGCATGCGCGAGGCCACCCGCTATTTCGTCGAACTCTCCAAGCTGGGCGCGAAGATCAGCCACGTCGACGTCGGCGGCGGCCTGGGCATCGACTACGAAGGCACCCGTTCGCGCAGCTACTGCTCGATCAACTACGGCCTGCATTCCTACGCCAGCAACATCGTGCAGCCGCTGGCCGGCGCCTGCGAGGAGCACGGCTTGGCGCCGCCGCGCATCGTCACCGAGTGCGGACGCGCAATGACCGCGCACCACGCGGTGCTGATCGCCAACGTGTCCGAGGTGGAGCAGGCGCCGGAAGGCCGCGTGCCGGACGCGCACGACGACGAACCGGCGGCGATCCGCCACCTGCGCGAGATCCATGCCGAACTGGACCAGCGCCCGGCGGTGGAACTGTTCCAGGAGGCGCAGCACTTCCATGCCGAAGGCCTCAGCGGCTACGCCCTGGGCCAGATCGACCTGACCCATCGCGCGCGCATCGACGATCTGTTCTACGCCATCGCCCATGGCGTGCGGGCGCGGCTGAGCCACGAGGAAAAGAGCCACCGCCCGGTGCTCGACGAGCTCAACGAGCGCCTGGTCGACAAGTACTTCGTCAACTTCAGCGTGTTCGAATCGATTCCCGACGTGTGGGCGATCGACCAGGTGTTCCCGATCGTGCCGATCGAGCGCCTGAACGAGGCGCCGGCGCGGCGCGGCGTGGTCTGCGACATGACCTGCGATTCCGACGGCATGGTCAAGACCTACGTCGAGAACGAAAGCCTGGACAGCTCGCTGCCGCTGCATGCGCTGCGCCCGGGCGAGAGCTACCGCATCGGTTTCTTCCTGGTCGGCGCCTACCAGGAGATCCTGGGTGACATCCACAACCTGTTCGGCGACACCGACGCGGTGGAAGTGGCGGTGGACGGCGACGGCTACCGCATCGCCCAGCAGCGCCGCGGCGACACCACCGACGTGATGCTGGATTACGTCGGCTACCGCCTGGACGAGCTGCGCGCGGCCTACGCCGAACGCGTGGCCGCCGCGCAGCTGCCGGCCGCGCAGGCCGCGCAACTGGCCGACGCGCTCGAGGCCGGCCTGACCGGCTACACCTACCTGTCGGACGAACCGCTGGGCTGA
- a CDS encoding acyltransferase family protein, whose amino-acid sequence MRYPGLDLLRAIAIVWVMLFHSFVVGGLGPDWQWLSRDGWMGVDLFFVLSGFLIGGQVLAPLARGERLRYGDFYRRRAYRILPAYAVVLALYLAWPGFREAPGIAPWWLFASFTLNLGIDYANQQAFSHAWSLCVEEHFYLVFPLLAAWMLRRPSAPRFVALCVAVVVGGIALRSAIWLHDSALHRIGAGLQRNWFIEDLYYPTWNRLDGLLAGVVLAVLKTFRPQHWQRLQRHASAVALAGIAVCALATWLFRDRTGLLANAIGWPVLSLGLALLVGAGASTQGWLGRCRVPGVAWLAAVSYSLYLSHKAAFHLTQVWFGAQLDGRGPLAFAVYAGMALAFAAVLYYAVERPFLRLRARRSVPAPVALRAS is encoded by the coding sequence ATGCGCTATCCCGGCCTCGACCTGCTGCGCGCCATCGCCATCGTCTGGGTGATGCTGTTCCACTCCTTCGTGGTCGGTGGGCTGGGCCCGGACTGGCAGTGGCTGTCGCGCGATGGCTGGATGGGCGTGGACCTGTTCTTCGTGCTCAGCGGCTTCCTGATCGGCGGCCAGGTGCTGGCGCCGCTGGCGCGTGGCGAGCGGCTGCGCTACGGCGATTTCTACCGCCGCCGCGCCTATCGCATCCTGCCGGCGTACGCGGTGGTGCTGGCGCTGTACCTGGCCTGGCCGGGCTTTCGCGAAGCGCCCGGGATCGCGCCGTGGTGGCTGTTCGCCAGCTTCACCCTCAACCTCGGCATCGACTACGCCAACCAGCAGGCGTTCTCGCATGCCTGGTCGCTGTGCGTGGAAGAGCATTTCTACCTGGTGTTCCCGCTGCTGGCGGCGTGGATGCTGCGGCGGCCGTCGGCGCCGCGTTTCGTGGCGCTTTGCGTGGCCGTGGTGGTCGGTGGGATCGCCCTGCGCAGCGCCATCTGGCTGCACGACAGCGCGCTGCATCGCATCGGCGCCGGGCTGCAGCGCAACTGGTTCATCGAGGATCTCTACTACCCCACCTGGAACCGCCTGGACGGCCTGCTGGCCGGCGTGGTGCTGGCGGTGCTGAAGACCTTCCGGCCGCAGCACTGGCAGCGCCTGCAGCGCCACGCCAGCGCCGTGGCGCTGGCCGGCATCGCGGTCTGCGCGCTGGCGACGTGGCTGTTCCGCGACCGGACCGGCCTGCTCGCCAATGCGATCGGCTGGCCGGTGCTGTCGCTGGGGCTGGCGCTGCTGGTCGGCGCCGGCGCCTCCACGCAGGGATGGCTGGGGCGTTGCCGGGTGCCGGGCGTGGCCTGGCTGGCCGCGGTGTCCTACAGCCTGTACCTGAGCCACAAGGCCGCGTTCCATCTGACCCAGGTGTGGTTCGGTGCGCAACTGGACGGGCGCGGGCCGCTCGCCTTCGCCGTCTATGCCGGCATGGCGCTGGCGTTCGCGGCGGTGCTGTATTACGCGGTGGAGCGGCCGTTCCTGCGCCTGCGCGCGCGGCGCAGCGTTCCCGCGCCGGTCGCGCTGCGCGCAAGCTGA
- a CDS encoding LysR substrate-binding domain-containing protein, which produces MRPTTFDLDALRSFVAGVELGSFAKAADRRGRSTSAISAQLKKLEEQAGQPVLRRQGRGLALTEAGEALLGYARRLLELNDEAVVALQDTALQGWVRLGLQEDFGEHMLPDVLGRFARAHPQVRIEARIARHQELLARVEAGQLDLALAWESGAASAHCQAQAPWPLRWIAAAPGLSSALAWSGDAPLPLVMLEAPCLLRSAATTALDRAGIPWRIAFTSASLAGVWAAVRAGLGITLRTPAGVPAALTLLAPGAGGLPTLPALGLTLHRAVATPPPAVARLAEIVQQRLQAAHAALAARG; this is translated from the coding sequence ATGCGCCCCACCACCTTCGACCTCGACGCGCTGCGCAGCTTCGTCGCCGGCGTGGAGCTGGGCAGCTTCGCCAAGGCGGCCGACCGCCGCGGGCGTTCCACCTCGGCGATCAGCGCGCAGTTGAAGAAGCTGGAGGAGCAGGCCGGGCAGCCGGTGCTGCGCCGCCAGGGCCGCGGCCTGGCCCTGACCGAGGCCGGCGAAGCGTTGCTGGGCTACGCGCGGCGGCTGCTCGAGCTCAACGACGAGGCGGTCGTGGCCCTGCAGGACACCGCGCTGCAAGGCTGGGTGCGGCTGGGGCTGCAGGAGGACTTCGGCGAGCACATGCTGCCGGACGTGCTGGGGCGTTTCGCCCGCGCCCACCCGCAGGTGCGGATCGAAGCGCGCATCGCCCGCCACCAGGAGCTGCTGGCGCGGGTGGAGGCCGGGCAACTGGACCTGGCCCTGGCCTGGGAGTCCGGCGCCGCGTCGGCGCACTGTCAGGCGCAGGCGCCCTGGCCGCTGCGCTGGATCGCCGCCGCACCCGGCCTCTCGTCCGCACTGGCCTGGAGCGGCGACGCGCCGCTGCCGCTGGTGATGCTGGAAGCGCCGTGCCTGTTGCGCAGCGCCGCGACCACCGCACTGGACCGCGCCGGCATCCCGTGGCGCATCGCCTTCACCAGCGCCAGCCTCGCCGGCGTGTGGGCCGCGGTCCGCGCTGGCTTGGGCATCACCCTGCGCACCCCGGCCGGCGTGCCGGCCGCACTGACCCTGCTGGCGCCCGGCGCCGGCGGCCTGCCGACGCTGCCGGCGCTGGGGCTGACCCTGCACCGCGCGGTCGCCACGCCGCCGCCGGCGGTGGCGCGACTGGCGGAGATCGTGCAACAGCGCCTGCAGGCCGCGCATGCGGCACTGGCAGCGCGCGGATGA
- a CDS encoding carboxymuconolactone decarboxylase family protein: protein MSDPSTPFPSPQAAFGDIAPAFARLTDEVLFAQVWQRPGLSPRERSLVTVAALVALYRLEQLPFHLARALDNGLDREALAEAITHLAFYAGWPCAASALPLLRAAAAARPATTEAR from the coding sequence ATGTCCGACCCCAGCACGCCGTTTCCCTCTCCCCAGGCCGCGTTCGGCGACATCGCGCCGGCGTTCGCCCGCCTGACCGACGAGGTGCTGTTCGCCCAGGTGTGGCAGCGCCCGGGGCTGTCGCCGCGCGAACGCAGCCTGGTCACGGTGGCCGCGCTGGTCGCGCTGTATCGGCTGGAGCAGTTGCCGTTTCACCTGGCGCGCGCGCTGGACAACGGGCTCGACCGCGAGGCCCTGGCCGAAGCCATCACCCATCTGGCCTTCTACGCCGGCTGGCCGTGCGCGGCGTCGGCGCTGCCGTTGCTGCGCGCCGCCGCCGCGGCGCGGCCGGCCACGACGGAGGCGCGCTGA